From a region of the Pirellulales bacterium genome:
- a CDS encoding site-2 protease family protein yields MNPLPGPSDLPSAAEKPATPFPAAAFPTAVAKPVMSSASAASYPSVPRQMLDEFDLGMPRRRRALPLVLFLLTCFFTYAAGTYHWAPTLFGFQGEQWNWNATWHQLKANWADGLTYMGCVMAVLLAHEMGHFLMTVRYRVPASYPIFIPMPIMLTGTMGAVIGMEGFRANRRQMFDIGLAGPLAGLAVTIPLVWIGIKIGEHALPQHGGFIFGDPLLARWLIHWLRPDMAPGEELVMNPVYMAGWVGMFVTGLNMMPVSQLDGGHVIYALFLGRSRIIARGFLLAAIAYIVLAHQVSWTLMIVIVTFIGVDHPRTADDTVPLGAVRTILGLLSLALPVLCFTPFRMQSV; encoded by the coding sequence ATGAATCCCCTACCCGGCCCGTCCGATTTGCCCTCCGCCGCCGAAAAACCTGCAACTCCTTTTCCGGCGGCTGCATTCCCGACGGCGGTAGCCAAGCCCGTCATGTCGTCAGCTTCGGCTGCTTCGTATCCGTCCGTGCCACGGCAGATGTTGGACGAATTCGACTTGGGCATGCCGCGGCGGCGGCGGGCGCTGCCACTGGTGTTGTTTTTGCTGACCTGCTTTTTCACTTACGCGGCCGGCACGTATCATTGGGCGCCCACTCTGTTTGGATTTCAAGGCGAACAATGGAATTGGAACGCAACCTGGCACCAACTGAAAGCCAACTGGGCAGATGGCTTAACCTACATGGGCTGTGTCATGGCGGTGCTATTGGCCCACGAAATGGGGCACTTTTTGATGACCGTGCGGTATCGCGTGCCAGCCAGTTATCCCATTTTCATCCCGATGCCTATCATGCTTACCGGCACGATGGGAGCGGTGATCGGCATGGAGGGCTTTCGGGCCAACCGACGGCAAATGTTCGATATCGGATTAGCCGGCCCGTTGGCCGGATTGGCGGTGACCATTCCGCTGGTGTGGATTGGCATTAAAATTGGCGAACACGCGCTTCCACAACATGGCGGTTTTATCTTCGGCGATCCGCTGTTGGCCAGATGGCTCATTCACTGGTTACGGCCCGACATGGCGCCTGGTGAAGAACTGGTGATGAACCCGGTTTACATGGCCGGCTGGGTGGGAATGTTCGTCACCGGATTGAACATGATGCCTGTCAGCCAGCTCGACGGTGGGCATGTGATTTATGCCTTATTCCTGGGGCGCTCGAGGATTATCGCGCGGGGGTTTTTACTGGCGGCGATTGCGTATATTGTTCTTGCCCACCAAGTTTCGTGGACGTTGATGATTGTGATTGTCACGTTCATTGGCGTCGATCATCCGCGCACTGCGGACGACACGGTTCCCTTGGGCGCGGTGCGAACCATTCTGGGCCTGCTCTCGCTGGCGCTGCCGGTGCTTTGTTTTACGCCGTTCCGCATGCAGTCGGTGTGA